One window from the genome of Parasteatoda tepidariorum isolate YZ-2023 chromosome 8, CAS_Ptep_4.0, whole genome shotgun sequence encodes:
- the LOC139426169 gene encoding uncharacterized protein, producing MPLLIRQSLSVSLNDVLEQGPNLLPEILGTLLRFRFCKYAITCDGVQAFLQLILNEDDRDATRFLWFEIENDADGTNRILEDNIITYRFSRLPFGLTSSPFLLSATLKESVEMHSESHKLASKHLKRNIFMDDFIMTVNTESYAIKIYHEIRDLMSPIKLTLAKWNSNSKELKEIWNQNETDFKRESMVLGVNWNTESDTFNQNIDEILLNLNSNPATKRSLLQSIAKFYDPLGLFAPVLVLGKIMFQDTWFCGIQWDEILPPGIGIEIQQMEYRTVIIKGCKNFQVDRSFEFIKHRIPHIL from the coding sequence ATGCCTCTTCTCATACGACAGAGTCTTTCTGTTTCTCTTAACGACGTATTAGAACAAGGTCCAAATTTACTCCCCGAAATTCTAGGAACATTATTACGATTTCGATTTTGTAAATATGCTATTACATGTGATGGAGTCCAAGCCTTTTTGCAGCTAATTTTGAATGAAGATGACAGAGATGCAACTAGATTTCTGTggtttgaaatagaaaatgatgCTGATGGTACAAACAGAATACTAGAAGATAACATAATTACGTATCGATTTTCTCGTTTACCATTCGGTTTAACATCAAGCCCTTTTTTACTATCAGCAACATTAAAAGAATCAGTTGAAATGCACTCAGAGTCTCATAAACTTGCTTCTAAACACCTTAAACGGAATATTTTTATGGACGATTTCATCATGACAGTAAATACAGAAAGTTATGCTATAAAGATTTACCATGAAATTCGGGATTTGATGTCACCTATAAAACTAACTTTAGCAAAATGGAACAGTAACTCCaaggaattaaaagaaatctggAATCAAAACGAAACTGATTTTAAACGAGAATCTATGGTATTAGGAGTTAATTGGAATACTGAAAGTGAcacatttaatcaaaacatagatgaaattttgctaaatttaaacaGCAACCCCGCTACAAAACGTTCTCTTTTGCaatcaatagcaaaattttatgatcCTCTAGGCCTCTTCGCACCAGTTTTAGTTTTGGGGAAGATAATGTTTCAAGACACATGGTTTTGTGGTATACAATGGGATGAGATATTACCACCGGGCATCGGCATCGAAATACAACAGATGGAGTACAGAACTGTCATTATTAAAGGATGTAAAAATTTCCAGGTGGATAGGAGTTTCGAATTTATCAAACATCGAA